The Enhydrobacter sp. sequence GGGCCGCGCCCTGCGCCAGCGCGAAGCCCGGATCGGAGCGGTACATCTCAGGAATCCGCACCGCCTCGTGCTCCGGAATGCCGAGCGCCGCGAGCGCGGGCTTGCCGTAGTAGAGGCGCTGCTCGCAGAGCGCCAGGAAATCGTCGGCGCGGTTGGCGAGATCGCCATCTCCCTCGCGCGCCAGCCACGCCGCCACCGCCGACTGCAGCCCGGCATAGGTCGTGATCTGTACAGCCATCGCTATGTCCTCTTCGTTTCCGCTCGCTGGAAGATCTCTCGCTGCGCTCGGGATGACACGAAAACCGTGTCGTCCCGAGGCGAAGCCGAGGGATCCTTCCCGTCACAGCACCGAGCTGTCGGTGCGCAGCCAGCGCCAGGCCGGGTCGTTGAGCCTGGCGTCGACGCGCCGCTGCATGTCCGGGTCGGGCGACCAGAAGTCGATGCCCTCCTCGTCGAACCATTTCTGGATGAAGATCGCCGGCACCCGCGCCACCAGCCGCAGCTCGCCGCTCCTGCTGCGCGGATCGCAATGGTTCTGCGCCTCCTTGTTGGCGTCGAGGATCGGCTGCACGTCCTGCACGGTCTCGTGCGCCCAGCCGCCGTCGTGCAGGCGATGGAATCGCTTTACCAGCCGGGCGTCCGGATCGAGGAACAGGATCGCCGAGCGCCTGCTCATGCGCCTTCCTCCGGGGTCGGCACCTCGATCGCCTGGTCGCGGCCGATCAGGAAGTCGGCCATCCCGGCATGGACTTCGTACTTGAGGCGCCGGCCCTCCGCCTTGCCGGGGTAGCGCCTCGTTTCGGTCGTGCCCGCCCAGTCGGGATCGAGCAGATCGACCGGCATGTGGACGTGATCGATCGTGAGCGAGATCGTCCGCGTCTGAACTTTCTTGGCCATGTTCACTCCTTTGAGAAATGGGGGCGAGGCGGCACGGGCCGCCCCGCCCGGTCGCGATCAGCTCAGGTCGGCCACCACGAAGTGCGCGGCCTCGTTGGAGACCTGCAGCGTCGCCTCGCCGATGATGTGGAACTTGCGCGCGTCGCCCGTGCGCGCGAGCTCGACACGCCTGAACTTGCGGAGCCACAGCACCTTGGCCATCGCGGGATCGACCCCCACGGCGTCGCGCGTGCTCATGTAGCGGTCGGCCGCAATGTTGAAGGTGCCGAAGTCGCTGACATATCGATCGACGGCGCCGATCACGGTCGCGATCCGGCCCTTGGCCTCCTGGAACTGGGTCGCGATGCCGGTGAAGCCCGACGCCACCTGCTTCTGGTTGCCGTTGACGATGATCAGCGTCGGCCGGCCGCCGTTCGTCCAGGTGGTCTGGATGCCGGCCTTGAGCAGCGCCTCGGTGAAGGGCCGCTGCGTGCCGTCGGTTGCGGCGGTGGTGTCGCCGCTGGCGAAGCCGCCCGAGGCGCCGCCGCTGCCGCGCGAGGCGTTGGTGGCGAGCCACGACAGCAGCCCGCCCATCTTGCGCGGCGTGGTGCCCGGCGTCTCGGCGACCGAGGCCTGATTCAGAAGAAGCGTGGTCTCGAGATCCATCTTGATCTGGCGGCCCTGCTTCATCGTCTGCAGGCCGATCTCGGACTTGCGGCCAGCGCTGTCGACGGCCTCGTCGGTCTCGGAGATGGTGAACGACTTCTTGAGGATCTGCGTGCGGTTGCCCACGCGCACGGTCGGCGTCACCGCGACGGCGGCCGTGTCGTCGCCCTCGTAGTTGAAGTTGGCGGCCGAGCCGTTGCCGAGCGAGTCGGTCTGCCACTCGCTGTAGGTGTTGCGGGCCGTGCCCGAGCCGATCGCCGACATGAACGGGAACTCGTCCTTGTTCAGCATGAAGATCTTGTCGTGCAGGTCCTCGCGGACGCCGACGGCCTCGCCGGTGGTGAAGGTGTTGGTCGGTGCAGTCATTTGTCTGAGCCTCGAAGGGGTTGCGATCAGCCGAAGAGCGTTGCGACGTCCTCGTCGCTCAGCGCCTGGCCGGTGCGGAGCCGCTGCTCGGCTTGCCGGGCCGCCTCGCCGGCCGGGTGGCCCGGCCGATGGCCGGGTCCCGGGGCGATGCGCCGCGGTGTCTGCGTCGCGGTGGTCGGCGGCCCGCCGGGCGCGGAGGCGTTCCGCGCGCGAAGGGCCGCCTGGGCCTTGTCGTAGAGCATGGCCTTCAGGGCCACGCCCACGATGGAACTCTCGAACGTGTTCTGGATGCGCTCGTACGGCACGCCCTGCGCCACGAGGTAGCTCGCCAGCTCCTCGTAGGTCCGGCGCGCCCTCTCGGCGCCGAAATGCTCGGGATATTGCCGCGCGAGCTTGTCGGACTCGGCCTGCCGGCGCTGAGCGCTCGCCTGCGCCGCGCGCTCGCGCGCCGCCTGCAGCTCCTGCTGGTGGCGCTGCGCGGCCTGCTGGATGGTCGCGAACTCGGCGTCGCGCTGGGCCGACAGCCGCGCGAACTCGGCCGGGTTCTCCGCCGCGAGCTTCGGCCAGTCGTACTGGCTCCACCGGCCTTGGAAGGCCTGCGCCATGCGCGGCGCGGTTTCGGACAGCCACTGCGCGAGCGCGCCGCGCTCGCGGCCGAACTGCTGCATGCGCTCCTCCAGCGCCTTGCGCGTCAGCGCCGCCTCCTCGATCTTGCGGCTGGTGGCGGCGACGCGCTCCTTCTCCTGCGCATGGATCGCCACCCGCACCTCCGGATCGGCGATGCGGTCCCACAGCGCCTTGCGCTCGGCCGACCAGAATTCCGGCGGCTGGTCGTGGCGGACGGCGGTCGGCGCGGGCTCCTCGTCCCGCGCATCGCCTTCGATGCCAGCGACGTCCTCGGGCGTCGCCTGCTCGGCGTGCTCGGCCGGATCGTCGGTGGCGGTGATCTCAGTCTCGGTTGCGTTCGCGATGTTCACGGATGACCTCGTCGTTGTCGGCTTCGTCGATGATGGCGGCCAGCTCGGCCTTGAGCTCGAGGGCGGCGCGGACGCGGCAATGAAGCGCCTCGCGCCGGCTCTCGCTGTCCTCGTTGATCCACTGCGCCGTGAGCTTCTTCACGTAGGCGTCGAACGCCCAGCCGGCGCCCTCGATCGCCTCGCGCGCCCGCAGCACGCGCCGGCGCTTCTGCTCGAAATCGTCGCTCATGGCCGTCCCTGCCTTCCGGCCGCAATCTGCTCGCGCCGCAGCTCGGCATCGAGGCTGGCCTTCTCGCGGGCGAGCTGCATGTCGAGCCGGGCGCGCTCGCGCTTGAGCGCGATCTCCGCTGCGAGTTTCTCGCGCGCCAGCCGGGCCTCGGATTGCTGCTTCACCCGCTCGACCTCGGCCTGCAGGCGGACAGCGGCCATCGCGGGGTCCGCCGGCGGCGGCGCGCTCGCCTGCTGCCGCTGCGCCAGCGCGATCTGCTGCGGCTCGTTCACGAACTGCGCGGTGTTCTTGAAGCCGGCCGCCTGCACCATCTTGCGGAAGGTGTTGGCGCACTGCTCCAGGGTGACGGCGAGCGGCCCGCCCGGCGCCGCCAGCAGCGTCTTCTGGCCCTGCGCGATCAGCGCCAGGTTCTGGAGCTGCTGGTGCTTGTTGCCGGTGCCGAGCCCGACATCGACCTCGAGGCTCATGTCGTCCGGCCACCGGGTGGGATCGCAGCGCGCCCAGCAGGCGGTGCCGGGCGCCGCATCGGATGCCGGCGCACCCTTCCAGTAGTGGATCTCGCCCGACGCGGCCCGCTTCACCGCGCGGTAGATCAGCCGGAACAGCCGCTTGATCGAGGTCTCGGCCAGCGTGCGCGCGATCAGCTCGATGCGCGCGTCGGCCGCCGAGGTGACGATCGCCGCGCCGGTCGCCGTCGGGTTCATCGCCTCGTCTGGCACGCCCTGGTTGTTGGGCGTTACGCCGGTGCGCTTCTGCTGGATCTCGTCCTTCCACTGCAGCACGGCCAGTGCGTCGGTCATCTGCGACGGCACCGTCACCCAGGCGAGATTGTCGGCGCTGGGTTTCTGGCCCTGGCGCATGCGGATCGGCATGCCGGGCGTCCAGTCGATCAGGCTCGCGAGATCGACCGCGTCCGACACCGCCGGCCGCGGCCGGTTCACGAGATACATGTTGTCGAGCATGCCACGCGCCACGGCGGTGCCGATCTCCTGGATGTCCTTCACCTGGTCGAACAGCGAGCGGCCTTCGATCGTGTGGCTCATCAGGATCGGCGAGCCGGGCACGATCGGGGCGATGCCGTCGGTCCATTCCTCGTTCTCGATCAGCGCCGAGACCTGCCCGCCGGCATGGGCATAGACGACGCGGCGCATTTCCGAGATTCCGTCGCCGTCCCAGTCGAATTTCACGAACGCCACCACGACCCACAGCCGGCGCTCGCTGTCGTCGCGCTCGCCCGCCGGCGGGATCACGTCCGGCTGCCGCCCGGCCTGCTCGGTCGTCTGGAGATCGTCGGACGAAAGGTTGTCGATCGTCGCCCGGTCGAGCCCCAGGGCACGCAGATCCGACGCCGTCACCTGCTTGCGGTAGCCGGCGAAGCTCGCGCCGTCGATGTGCCGCGCCTCGGGCGAGACCAGCCCGTCCTCCGGCGCGATATTGTCGACGCGCACTTTCCTGACGGTGCGGCGGACGGTAATGGTCCCGCTGTAGGTCGCGGGCCCGTCCGCCGGTCCGTCATCCTGCGCGACCTCGAAGGCCACCTCGGCCTTCGCCATCGCGGCGCGCTGCGCGATCTCGGCCTGCATCAGCGCCCAGGCATCGGCCGGCAGCGCGGCGACCGCGGTGCGCTTCACCTCCTCGATATCCTCGACATCGACCGCACCCCAGGCCAGCCGATACATCAGCGCGTCCTTCAGGAACCAGTACAGCCAGGTGAAGCCCTCGTTCTCGCGCATGAAGAGATGCGGGATATAGTCCGACGCCTCGCGCGCGGCCTGCTCGTCGCCCGGATTGTCGGGCGTGAACCGCACGATGTCCTCGCCCAAGGCGAAGACCCGCATCAGCGCCGGCATGATCGATTCGACCGTGTCGGCGTATTCGCTGGTGACGATCCGCGACTGGCCCTCGACCTCGTCGCCGCGCGGCGCGCGATCGTAGAACGCGAGCGACGCCTGCCGCACCGCGCCGAGCTCGCCTTCCTGCCACTGCCGCGCCCGCTGCTCCTCGCGGAACAGCGCCGCCTTCAGCCTCTCCTCGCGGCCGTCCCGCTGACCGTCTCGCCGCTCTTGCCGCCGTCCGTCGTTCGCCATCAGCGATTCCTCTTTCGCCATGGCTGCCTAAATGGGGAAGTTGGTAAGTGGAACGTCAAGCGGCCGCACGCCGTCTATTCAAGGGAGCGCGCCGAAGCGACCGGGCGATATTCCTGCCCGCTTGCAATCGCCCTGCGCCTGGGGCGGAATGACCGTGATGGCGGGAAGGCGCATGGGTGCAGGACGCGCACCGGGCAAGCGCGGCGCGGCGCGTCTCAACCGGGCGGACTGGATCGCGGCGGGGCAGGCCGTGCTGTGCGAGGCGGGGATCGCGGGGCTGCGCCTTTCGGCGCTGACGCGGCGTCTCGGCGCCTCGACCGGCAGCTTCTACCACCATTTCGAGGACATGGACGCCTATCTTGCCGTTCTCGCTCGGCAGTTCACGCGCGCCGACGTGAGACGCATCCTCGATCGCGCGGCGCAGGGTGCGTCGGGGCCGCTTTCGCGCATCCGCCGGCTCGCCGCGATCTCGCTCAGCAGCCGCATCTTCCCGCTCGATCGCGCGATGCGCGTCTGGGCGACGTCGGACCGCCGCGCCGCGGCCAGCGTCAAGGCGGCGGAGAAGCTGGTGCTCGCCTTCCTGACCGACGCCTTTCGCGAGCTCGGCTTCTCGCCCGACGACGCGGCGCTGCGCGCGCATCTCCTGCTCTCGGCCAACGTCGCCCTGATCGGCGCCTTCCGCCTCACCGGCGACCGCGCCTTCTTCGAGCGCAGCCTCGATCTGTTGACGCGCGATGCGCCGGCGCGCGCGGCGGGCGCTACTCGGCCGCCTGCCGCTTCGGCGATCCGGAGGTCGTGACGCCCGCCGCCTCCAGCGCCCGCGCCTTGGCGCGCGCCAGGTCGTAGGTGCGGTTCATCATGATGCGCTGCGCCGCCAGGCCGCCGCCCGCCTGCAGCGCCACCACGAACTGCCAGCCGCCATAGGCATCCGCCGTCAGGTCGCGGATCAGATTGTAGACCCGCATGCGCGTTTCGATGTCGACGTCGTTCCTGGTGTGCAGGTACTTGCGGATGTGTCGGCCCGATTCTTCGTTCCTGAGATCGGCCTCGAGCGGCAGCGTCAGCACCAGCCCGCCGCTCACGTCGTGCAGGTAGCGCACGATCTGGTGATAGTTGGCGGCGTAGTAGTACTTCGCCGCGTTGATCGCGAGCGTGTTGGGATGGACCATGCCGGACGGCGTGGTCTCGAAATGCCGGCACGCATAGTCGAGGCTCATGCGCAGCATCTCGGCGTAGGTGATCAGCTCGGCGATCGAGTTCATCACCGTCGGATCCCGGTCCTTCCCCTGGTGCTCCGAGACGAGCTGGGCCAGCCCGACGAACAGCTCCGACATCCGCACCGCCTCGATCAGCCCGCCGGTCCGCTCCCACAGGCCGAGCGACTGCGCGAGGCGGCTCGCGAGCTGCACCTCGCCGGCCAGGAACACGCGGTCCCACGGCACGAACACGTCGTCGAACACGACGAAGCCTTCCGGCATGCTGTGATGCGCGCTCGCCGGATAATCGAAGGCGTTGAGCTCCGCCGGGGCGAAGCTGCGGTTGATGATGGTCACGCCCTTGCTGTTCACCGGGACGGAGAAGGAGACGGCGTAGTCCTTCTCGTCCTGCCGCATGCCCTTGGTCGGCATCACCACCAGCTCGTGCACCAGCGACGCCGCCGTGATGTGGAGCTTGGCGCCGCGCACCACGATGCCGTCCTTGTTGCGATCGACGATGCGGACGTAGAGATCGGGATCGTCCTGCTCGTGCGCGCGGCGCTTGCGGTCGCCCTTGGGATCGGTGATCACCTCGGCGGCGCGCAGGTCGTGGTCGCGGCAATGACGGTACATGCGCTCGATATTGTCGGCGCACTGCGGGTTCACCTGCGCCACGTCGTCCTTGACGCTCATCAGCGCCATGTAGACGCCGGTCACCGCGGTGCCGATCGATGTGTGCTGCAAGAGCTCGACCCGCTTGGCGAGATCCTGCTCGCTGCGCGGGATCTGGTAGATGCGATGCGCCTCGCCGCCCTCCTCGGTGCGGTAGCGCCGCAGCGCACCGTAGTCCGCCGCATCGTAGTCATAGTCGACCGCCGTCAGCGCGATCGGGACCTTGAAGCGCGGATGCCGCGTGATGTCGTCGATGCGCTCGCCATCCCAGTAGGTGACGCGGCCGTCGCGCAGGCTCTCGACATATTGCTGCGGTGTCTTGAGGCCCATCTTTCCTCCGTTGTCGCAATTTTTCGGACCGTAACTCCTGTTATGGTGCAGAGCAACGCTCATTGGTCCGG is a genomic window containing:
- a CDS encoding DUF5309 domain-containing protein; amino-acid sequence: MTAPTNTFTTGEAVGVREDLHDKIFMLNKDEFPFMSAIGSGTARNTYSEWQTDSLGNGSAANFNYEGDDTAAVAVTPTVRVGNRTQILKKSFTISETDEAVDSAGRKSEIGLQTMKQGRQIKMDLETTLLLNQASVAETPGTTPRKMGGLLSWLATNASRGSGGASGGFASGDTTAATDGTQRPFTEALLKAGIQTTWTNGGRPTLIIVNGNQKQVASGFTGIATQFQEAKGRIATVIGAVDRYVSDFGTFNIAADRYMSTRDAVGVDPAMAKVLWLRKFRRVELARTGDARKFHIIGEATLQVSNEAAHFVVADLS
- a CDS encoding 4-hydroxyphenylacetate 3-hydroxylase N-terminal domain-containing protein, with the protein product MGLKTPQQYVESLRDGRVTYWDGERIDDITRHPRFKVPIALTAVDYDYDAADYGALRRYRTEEGGEAHRIYQIPRSEQDLAKRVELLQHTSIGTAVTGVYMALMSVKDDVAQVNPQCADNIERMYRHCRDHDLRAAEVITDPKGDRKRRAHEQDDPDLYVRIVDRNKDGIVVRGAKLHITAASLVHELVVMPTKGMRQDEKDYAVSFSVPVNSKGVTIINRSFAPAELNAFDYPASAHHSMPEGFVVFDDVFVPWDRVFLAGEVQLASRLAQSLGLWERTGGLIEAVRMSELFVGLAQLVSEHQGKDRDPTVMNSIAELITYAEMLRMSLDYACRHFETTPSGMVHPNTLAINAAKYYYAANYHQIVRYLHDVSGGLVLTLPLEADLRNEESGRHIRKYLHTRNDVDIETRMRVYNLIRDLTADAYGGWQFVVALQAGGGLAAQRIMMNRTYDLARAKARALEAAGVTTSGSPKRQAAE
- a CDS encoding TetR/AcrR family transcriptional regulator; this translates as MGAGRAPGKRGAARLNRADWIAAGQAVLCEAGIAGLRLSALTRRLGASTGSFYHHFEDMDAYLAVLARQFTRADVRRILDRAAQGASGPLSRIRRLAAISLSSRIFPLDRAMRVWATSDRRAAASVKAAEKLVLAFLTDAFRELGFSPDDAALRAHLLLSANVALIGAFRLTGDRAFFERSLDLLTRDAPARAAGATRPPAASAIRRS